A genomic region of Pseudomonas frederiksbergensis contains the following coding sequences:
- the nhaA gene encoding Na+/H+ antiporter NhaA, which translates to MPLRSTFTRFFQLEAASGLLLIAAAALALIINNSPLSWLYNGLLDTPVVAQIGALKIAKPLLLWINDGLMAMFFLLIGLEVKREILEGHLSKPSQIVLPGAAAIGGMVVPALIYWFLNKDNPPALGGWAIPMATDIAFALGVLALLGKRVPVSLKLFLMTLAIIDDLGAIIVIAIFYSGALSTLSLMLAAACLVALVAMNRLGVVKLGPYMIIGLILWVCVLKSGVHATLAGVTLAFCIPLRTKNAEPSPLLSLEHALHPWVAFGILPLFAFANAGVSLVGVNLESFTHHVPMGIAAGLLLGKTIGVLGLTWLAVKTGIAALPAGANWGQVLGVAILCGIGFTMSLFVGSLAFVPGSSEYAGMDRMGILTGSILAALIGYAVTAAASRKNAVSSA; encoded by the coding sequence TTGCCTCTGCGTAGCACTTTCACGCGTTTCTTTCAGTTGGAAGCTGCCAGCGGTCTGTTACTGATTGCCGCTGCAGCTCTTGCCCTGATCATCAATAACTCACCGCTGTCCTGGCTCTACAACGGCCTGCTGGACACTCCCGTGGTCGCCCAGATCGGCGCCCTGAAAATCGCCAAACCCCTGTTGTTATGGATCAACGACGGCCTGATGGCGATGTTTTTCCTGTTGATCGGCCTTGAGGTCAAACGCGAAATCCTTGAAGGCCACCTGTCCAAACCCTCGCAGATCGTACTGCCTGGCGCTGCGGCCATCGGCGGCATGGTCGTGCCGGCATTGATCTACTGGTTCCTCAACAAGGACAACCCGCCAGCCCTAGGTGGCTGGGCGATCCCGATGGCCACTGACATCGCCTTTGCACTGGGCGTGCTCGCCTTGCTGGGCAAGCGTGTGCCAGTCTCGCTGAAGTTGTTTTTGATGACGCTGGCGATCATCGATGACCTGGGTGCAATCATCGTCATCGCGATCTTCTACTCGGGCGCACTGTCGACCTTGTCGTTGATGCTGGCCGCCGCCTGTCTGGTGGCGCTGGTGGCGATGAATCGGCTAGGCGTGGTCAAGCTCGGCCCCTACATGATCATCGGCCTGATCCTCTGGGTCTGCGTACTCAAGAGTGGTGTCCATGCGACGCTGGCCGGTGTGACACTGGCGTTCTGCATTCCGCTACGTACGAAAAACGCCGAACCTTCACCGCTGCTGAGCCTGGAGCACGCGCTGCACCCATGGGTGGCCTTCGGTATCCTGCCACTGTTCGCTTTCGCCAATGCCGGTGTTTCACTGGTTGGCGTCAACCTTGAGAGCTTCACCCATCATGTACCGATGGGCATTGCCGCCGGTTTGCTGCTGGGCAAGACCATCGGAGTCCTGGGCCTGACCTGGCTGGCCGTCAAAACCGGTATCGCCGCCCTGCCCGCTGGCGCCAATTGGGGCCAGGTACTCGGCGTGGCGATCCTCTGCGGTATCGGTTTCACCATGAGCCTGTTTGTCGGTTCCCTGGCCTTTGTGCCGGGCAGCAGCGAATACGCCGGCATGGACCGCATGGGCATTCTCACGGGCTCGATCCTCGCCGCATTGATCGGTTACGCGGTGACCGCAGCAGCCAGTCGCAAGAATGCGGTGTCGAGCGCTTAA
- a CDS encoding glycine zipper 2TM domain-containing protein, which translates to MRKSVLLVASFSTMAMLLTGCQSSLTGDSYSRDEARRVQTIRMGTIESLRPVKIEGTKTPIGGAAGAVVGGVGGSAIGGGRGSIVAAVIGAVAGGLAGSAIEEGVTRTQGVEITVREDDGSMRAYVQEVQPNEVFRVGERVRISTVGGTSRVSH; encoded by the coding sequence ATGCGTAAGTCTGTTTTGCTGGTTGCTTCTTTTTCTACGATGGCGATGTTGCTCACCGGTTGCCAATCGAGCCTGACCGGTGACTCCTACTCCCGTGACGAAGCACGTCGGGTGCAGACGATCCGCATGGGTACCATCGAGTCCCTGCGTCCGGTGAAAATCGAAGGCACCAAAACCCCGATCGGCGGCGCAGCCGGTGCGGTCGTGGGTGGCGTCGGCGGTAGTGCCATTGGCGGTGGCAGAGGCAGCATTGTCGCTGCGGTAATCGGCGCAGTAGCCGGCGGCCTGGCGGGTTCTGCTATCGAAGAAGGCGTGACCCGCACCCAAGGCGTGGAAATCACCGTTCGCGAAGACGACGGCAGCATGCGCGCCTACGTTCAGGAAGTTCAGCCGAACGAAGTGTTCCGTGTGGGCGAGCGTGTGCGCATCTCCACCGTCGGTGGCACCAGCCGCGTTTCGCACTAA
- the pdxH gene encoding pyridoxamine 5'-phosphate oxidase — protein MPRTLADMRRDYTRDGLTEAQAPAEPFALFHQWFAEAVNTEQPPVEANAMTVATVDQDGRPHCRILLLKGLDDQGFTFFTNYDSAKGQQLAANPFAAMTFFWPTLERQVRIEGRVVKVTPQESDAYFQVRPLGSRLGAWASPQSRVIADRTELEGLIKATEQRFSDSQPDCPEHWGGYRLLPERIEFWQGRASRLHDRLNYRLQGARWSRERLAP, from the coding sequence ATGCCCCGGACTCTGGCTGATATGCGTCGTGATTACACTCGTGATGGTTTGACCGAGGCTCAGGCCCCGGCCGAGCCATTCGCACTGTTCCATCAGTGGTTCGCCGAGGCGGTGAATACTGAACAACCTCCGGTCGAGGCGAATGCCATGACTGTGGCCACTGTTGATCAGGACGGTCGCCCGCATTGCCGGATCCTGTTGCTCAAGGGGCTTGATGATCAGGGCTTTACCTTCTTCACCAACTACGACAGTGCCAAGGGTCAGCAGCTGGCGGCCAATCCGTTTGCTGCCATGACCTTCTTCTGGCCGACCCTGGAGCGCCAGGTGCGTATCGAGGGGCGGGTGGTGAAGGTCACGCCGCAGGAATCCGATGCCTATTTCCAGGTACGGCCGCTGGGCAGTCGCCTGGGGGCCTGGGCGTCACCGCAGAGTCGGGTGATTGCCGATCGTACCGAGTTGGAAGGATTGATCAAAGCCACCGAACAGCGTTTTAGCGATAGCCAGCCGGATTGTCCGGAACACTGGGGCGGCTATCGTTTGCTGCCAGAACGCATCGAGTTCTGGCAAGGTCGTGCGAGCCGTTTGCATGATCGTCTGAATTATCGCCTGCAAGGCGCCCGCTGGAGTCGCGAGCGCCTGGCGCCCTAA